A window of the Eleutherodactylus coqui strain aEleCoq1 chromosome 8, aEleCoq1.hap1, whole genome shotgun sequence genome harbors these coding sequences:
- the ASIC4 gene encoding acid-sensing ion channel 4 isoform X2 codes for MGKDLDIGDTRSSAEVTDKFLKSTKIHGLIHLRTSSSLKHRLFFGATFIVLLGLLISYSLEHVYYLLSHPTHTNVRMIWVTKLMFPAVTICRVQQLKGVTKYPKVASPTKLQHEINELGLPVSSKDSWKDLDSMMVKCFYHGHKCTSQDFTPVYTRYGKCYTFNADRKTAKVSKQGGMGNGLEIMLDIQQEEYLPIWRETNETSFEAGIRVQIHSQDEPPYIHQLGFGVSPGFQTFVSCQEQRLTYLPQPWGNCRDSAPTGEFLLGYSTYSISACRLQCEKQAVVKSCSCRMVHMPGNETICSPSNYSSCADNILDAMVEDNTDKCTCPTPCNMTRYGKEISMVRIPNKGSARYLAKKYNKNETYIRDNFLVLDIFFEALNYGRIDQKKAYDLASLLGDIGGQMGLFIGASILTVLEILDYLYELIRDKVNKLFRRKPSPTRKPKDKISTLAMDDLNDQSSTEAHGRHPEGAYATTMLPNHHRHYTHHGVFEDFAC; via the exons ATGGGGAAGGATTTGGACATTGGGGATACCAGATCCTCTGCTGAAGTTACAGACAAGTTCCTCAAAAGCACCAAAATCCATGGACTGATCCACCTACGAACCTCATCGTCCCTCAAGCATCGTCTCTTCTTCGGAGCCACGTTCATCGTCCTGCTGGGTCTTCTCATCTCTTATTCCTTAGAACATGTCTACTATCTACTGTCTCATCCCACCCACACGAATGTCAGGATGATCTGGGTGACAAAGTTGATGTTTCCTGCCGTCACCATCTGTAGGGTCCAGCAGCTGAAAGGAGTCACCAAATACCCCAAAGTGGCTTCTCCAACGAAGCTCCAGCATGAAATTAATGAGCTAGGACTCCCAGTGTCATCTAAAGACTCATGGAAGGACTTAGATAGCATGATGGTAAAATGCTTCTACCATGGACACAAGTGCACAAGCCAAGACTTTACTCCC GTCTACACCAGATATGGGAAGTGTTACACCTTCAATGCAGATAGAAAGACCGCAAAAGTTTCCAAACAGGGAGGGATGGGGAACGGCCTGGAGATAATGCTGGATATCCAACAGGAGGAGTACCTACCTATCTGGAGAGAAACCA ACGAGACATCCTTTGAAGCTGGAATCAGAGTGCAGATACACAGCCAGGACGAGCCCCCCTACATCCACCAGCTGGGCTTCGGCGTGTCCCCCGGTTTCCAGACATTCGTCTCTTGCCAAGAACAAAGG CTGACATATTTGCCCCAGCCATGGGGGAACTGCAGAGACAGCGCACCAACAGGCGAGTTCCTCCTGGGTTACAGCACATACAGCATCTCTGCCTGCAGGCTACAATGTGAGAAACAGGCGGTGGTGAAGAGCTGCTCCTGCCGAATGGTCCATATGCCAG GAAACGAAACAATCTGCTCTCCCTCCAATTACAGCAGCTGCGCTGACAACATACTAG ATGCCATGGTAGAAGACAATACGGATAAATGCACTTGCCCCACACCCTGTAACATGACTCGCTACGGCAAGGAGATCTCCATGGTCCGGATTCCCAATAAAGGCTCTGCTCGTTATCTGGCTAAAAAATATAACAAGAATGAAACATACATTAG GGACAATTTCCTAGTTCTAGACATCTTCTTTGAAGCCCTGAACTATGGGAGAATAGACCAGAAGAAAGCGTATGACCTGGCCAGTTTACTTG GGGACATAGGAGGTCAAATGGGCTTATTTATCGGAGCGAGTATCCTGACCGTCCTGGAGATCCTGGATTACCTGTATGAG TTGATACGAGATAAAGTCAACAAATTATTTAGGAGAAAACCATCTCCCACCAGAAAGCCAAAAGATAAGATTTCAACACTTGCCATGGATGACCTGAATGACCAG AGCTCCACTGAGGCCCATGGACGACATCCAGAAGGAGCCTATGCCACCACGATGCTCCCCAACCATCATCGACACTACACACATCATGGTGTATTTGAGGACTTTGCCTGTTAG